A DNA window from Phoenix dactylifera cultivar Barhee BC4 chromosome 13, palm_55x_up_171113_PBpolish2nd_filt_p, whole genome shotgun sequence contains the following coding sequences:
- the LOC120112875 gene encoding uncharacterized protein LOC120112875, translated as MEPSRRGQPQERNIGWEHGKMLGERHQFQCNYCHKCFKEGGVTRLKQHLAGNSREISACSECPPTIRQLMRKNLAEIKATKERAAKQKAEVERQAAEAPSYHLMESQEAEGPDEEEAQIQAAMRASLDDRWQQEEVARHRARFGPSFFESGAGSGGSRQDPEFQRTTSVREGEGRGRSRIASILGGFGSRKKSSGGIPPGASIYDVDPHAFPRRDSKQQRVDTMWKKEKKKDMWRAIGSWFHFSHIPANAADNTYYKSAISAIQTAGPGVDPPGPRDIYGELLDNNKEELENWIGSYKSKWPTYGLTLMCDGWTGPTKRAIINFLTYCDTKTFFHKSVDASDKVHNASYILRLMEEVIDQIGEENIVHVVTDNGPQYKLAGQVLMERRLQIFWTPCAAHCIDLILMDIGKIRRVQHTVEIAQRITRYIYSHTWVLSLMRRYAGGEILRPGVTRFATNYITLDSLIEKKGALRQMFVSPEWQESRYAQAGTEGSRMEDLVSRQSFWQRANAIVKAIKPLYEVLRAVDSERYPQMGFLYHMMEKAKAQIMEADVAHAQEYIDIIERRWGAQMGRKLHLAAYYLNPRFQYESGIGMDDELLHALRNVIYKMEPDPEVAALCIEETKLFREGSHSFGQRPAVVSKTTMNPGTIQICKTFLHLNYLQL; from the exons ATGGAGCCATCAAGGAGAGGGCAACCCCAAGAGCGTAATATTGGCTGGGAGCATGGGAAGATGCTCGGTGAACGTCACCAGTTTCAGTGCAATtattgccacaagtgcttcaaagaaggaggagtaacCAGATTAAAGCAGCACTTAGCCGGTAATTCTCGTGAGATATCTGCATGCTCGGAGTGCCCACCGACCATCCGTCAGCTGATGAGGAAAAACCTCGCTGAGATCAAAGCAACCAAGGAGAGGGCTGCCAAGCAGAAAGCGGAGGTGGAACGCCAAGCTGCAGAAGCACCTTCCTATCACTTGATGGAGTCACAGGAGGCCGAGGGTCCAGATGAGGAGGAGGCACAGATCCAGGCTGCCATGCGGGCGAGTCTGGATGATCGatggcagcaggaggaggtggcgaggcatcgggctcgatttgggcctTCGTTTTTTGAGTCGGGCGCCGGTTCTGGTGGAAGCAGACAAGATCCAGAGTTTCAAAGGACAACATCAGTCAGGGAGGGCGAGGGCAGAGGACGTAGCCGGATTGCATCTATCCTGGGTGgttttggtagccgaaagaagtcTTCCGGAGGGATTCCACCAGGTGCGTCAATCTATGATGTAGATCCGCATGCCTTCCCCAGAAGAGATTCGAAGCAGCAAAGAGTAGACACAatgtggaagaaggagaagaagaaggatatgtggcgagctattggatcctggttccacttcagccacattCCAGCAAATGCtgcagacaatacatactacaaGTCTGCCATTTCTGCCATACAGACTGCCGGTCCCGGTGTTGATCCTCCAGGTCCGAGGGACatctacggtgagcttcttgacaataaTAAGGAAGAGCTAGAGAATTGGATTGGTTCATATAAAAGCAAGTGGCCCACATATGGGCTCACtctgatgtgtgatggttggaccggtccgacAAAGCGGGCcatcatcaactttctgacatactgtgatacgaagaccttcttccacaagtcaGTTGATGCTTCAGATAAGGTGCACAACGCCTCATACATCCTCAGACTTATggaggaggtgattgatcagATTGGAGAGGAGAATATCGTGCATGTCGTCACTGATAACGGACCGCAATATAAGTTGGCCGGGCaggtcttgatggagcggcgactacaaattttctggaccccatgtgctgcacattgcaTCGACCTCATCCTGATGGATATtggaaagatccgtagggtgcaacaTACGGTGGAGATAGCCCAACGCATCACCAGGTATATTTATAGCCATACTTGGGTTCTTTCATTAATGAGAAGGTATGCAGGGGGAGAAATTCTTAGAccaggagtcacacggtttgctacgAATTACATTACACTTGATAGCCTTATCGAGAAGAAAggagccctacgtcagatgtttgttAGTCCCGAGTGGCAGGAAAGTAGATATGCCCAGGCCGGCACTGAAGGAAGCAGGATGGAAGACTTGGTAAGCAGGCAGTCATTCTGGCAGCGGGCCAATGCGatagtcaaggctatcaaaccattatatgaagtaCTGCGGGCCGTGGATAGCGAGAGGTATCCCCAGATGGGctttttgtatcacatgatggagaaGGCAAAGGCTCAGATCATGGAGGCAGATGTAGCCCATGCCCAGgagtacatcgacatcattgagcGGCGGTGGGGAGCCCAAATGGGTAGGAAattgcatctagcag catactatcTGAATCCCCGGTTTCAGTACGAGAgtggaattggtatggatgatgaacttcttcatgctctgcgtaatgttatttataagatggagcctgatccagaagTCGCCGCGTTATGTATAGAAGAG accaaattatttagagagggtAGCCACAGCTTTGGACAGCGACCAGCTGTCGTGAGCAAGACAACTATGAATCCAGGTACAATACAAATCTGCAAGACATTTTTGCATCTGAATTATCTTCAACTATGA